The following are encoded in a window of Sminthopsis crassicaudata isolate SCR6 chromosome 5, ASM4859323v1, whole genome shotgun sequence genomic DNA:
- the CD9 gene encoding CD9 antigen, whose amino-acid sequence MPVKGGTKCIKYLLFGFNFVFWLAGIAVLAIGLWLRFDSQTKSIFEQEENNSTFYTGVYILIGAGALMMLVGFLGCCGAVQESQCMLGLFFAFLLVIFAIEIAAAIWGYSHKDEVIKEIQEFYKETYNKLKAKDTPPYRDTLKAIHHALNCCGLTGVLDQFITDTCPHQDLATAVTIKSCPAAIEEVFNNKFHIIGAVGIGIAVVMIFGMIFSMILCCAIRRNREMV is encoded by the exons CTCGCAGGAATTGCGGTCCTCGCCATCGGCCTATGGCTCAGATTTGATTCTCAGACGAAGAGTATCTTTGAGCAGGAAGAAAACAACTCCACTTTCTATACAG GTGTTTATATCCTGATTGGGGCTGGTGCCCTCATGATGCTGGTAGGATTCCTGGGCTGCTGTGGGGCTGTGCAGGAGTCACAGTGCATGCTGGGCTTG TTCTTTGCCTTCCTCTTGGTGATTTTTGCCATTGAAATAGCTGCTGCCATCTGGGGTTATTCCCACAAAGATGAA GTGATTAAAGAAATCCAGGAATTTTATAAGGAAACATACAACAAGTTGAAGGCCAAAGACACCCCCCCATACAGGGACACCCTCAAAGCCATCCACCATGCG CTAAATTGTTGCGGTTTGACTGGAGTTCTTGATCAGTTTATCACAGACACCTGCCCCCACCAGGACTTGGCCACAGCGGTGActataaag TCTTGCCCAGCAGCCATCGAGGAAGTCTTCAACAATAAATTCCACATCATTGGAGCAGTCGGCATAGGGATTGCTGTTGTTATG ATCTTTGGCATGATTTTCAGTATGATTCTGTGCTGTGCTATCCGGAGGAACCGAGAAATGGTCTAG